One Rosa chinensis cultivar Old Blush chromosome 5, RchiOBHm-V2, whole genome shotgun sequence genomic region harbors:
- the LOC112164228 gene encoding uncharacterized protein LOC112164228 yields MASTPVGSNALILEVLDRSNYKHWRSRLKTYLLAEDLWEAVEAIVKPPKLEDDQTDYKAWTKKNAKALYAIQNTCGRDLFSFISEIETAKSAWEALEQECKVVQGYDENNTSHLMCYKSFIESVLIGDWDKAKKCLGGVDMRSVVVRAVDGDGEIALHVAARNGHAHIVKELVHLMTQEDLKTKTTYGHTALHLAAGEGHVHVAKELPVPLMGEVQDSDGDTALHIAVQEGKIDIVKELVQLMRQEDFKIKNDAGYTALHLAVNKGNVQMVKEFVRKEKGENNIGDDDFERYIPFITYVTNGDWDKTNECLQELDNPCGAVTAVDPRDYYRDTALHIAALQGHLDVTKGLVLLLKMRREDLELKTVEDFTTFGSGITLGVSEEFLMERAKYMVEQYEKTLGSHLEIQNAIGFTALHLAVLHGYVDIVKELVPLMRKEDLEIKDVDGDTALNIAIKQEHVDIAKELMTLMRPEALEEKDGQGFTTLSAAIHYFKDGDVCEIAKYMAEKNVEVFGIPAAPDDDIPVVNALGWSKWKSARYMYSITPLEALEGPNGSSLICYCLNSIKTIDLAWDLLQRCPNLAFTITSSPAKTTPMLKLARMRFAFLSGTRLTRWQRWLYDCIYIREVDHVNLHDISINVTESNEDHSNKRDFISSVMSLYRRFAKSLYIICGIHHIYEMKSTHKWIFQFLHCMDEATRRINILTPEQLDMVQKSIFKAIEQGHYEFVTQLCVANPKLILDTHDEKGRNIFHFAIENRQKEVYSLIYELEEEKRNDIATHLVNSDNSMLHFAANLFSVSYFDHIQDASLQIQRELQWFKVQVPALSTRKPFDLNPIYREIGTRAVAEDRTNSSWHTTCSHLQIIA; encoded by the exons ATGGCAAGCACTCCAGTTGGCTCTAATGCACTTATTCTGGAAGTTCTTGACCGTAGTAACTATAAACATTGGAGATCGCGATTGAAAACATATTTGTTGGCTGAAGATCTTTGGGAGGCTGTCGAAGCAATCGTGAAACCTCCAAAACTTGAAGATGATCAAACTGATTATAAGGCCTGGACCAAAAAGAATGCCAAGGCTTTGTACGCAATCCAAAATACATGCGGAAGAGATCTGTTCTCTTTTATAAGTGAAATTGAGACGGCCAAAAGTGCCTGGGAGGCTTTGGAACAAGAGTGCAAAGTTGTACAAG GATATGATGAGAACAATACCAGTCACTTGATGTGCTATAAATCGTTCATTGAGTCTGTACTCATTGGTGATTGGGATAAGGCAAAGAAGTGTCTTGGAGGAGTTGATATGCGCAGTGTAGTAGTAAGGGCAGtagatggagatggagaaatAGCTCTTCATGTAGCGGCCAGGAACGGGCATGCGCATATCGTGAAAGAGTTGGTGCATTTGATGACACAAGAAGATTTGAAAACGAAAACCACTTATGGTCACACAGCTCTTCACCTAGCAGCAGGGGAGGGGCATGTGCATGTTGCGAAAGAGTTACCGGTGCCATTGATGGGAGAAGTACAAGACAGTGATGGTGACACGGCTCTTCATATAGCAGTCCAGGAAGGGAAGATTGACATTGTTAAAGAGTTGGTGCAGTTGATGAGACAAGAagactttaaaataaaaaacgatGCTGGTTACACAGCTCTTCACCTGGCAGTCAATAAGGGGAATGTGCAAATGGTCAAAGAGTtcgtgagaaaagaaaaag GTGAGAATAATATTGGCGATGACGACTTTGAGCGTTATATACCGTTTATCACCTATGTGACAAATGGTGATTGGGATAAGACAAATGAGTGTCTTCAAGAACTAGATAATCCCTGTGGTGCTGTAACAGCAGTAGATCCAAGAGACTACTACCGAGATACTGCTCTTCACATAGCAGCCCTGCAAGGGCATTTGGACGTTACCAAAGGATTGGTGTTGTTGCTGAAAATGAGACGAGAAGATTTAGAATTGAAAACCGTTGAAGATTTCACGACTTTCGGTTCTGGTATAACTTTAGGGGTCAGTGAAGAATTCCTCATGGAAAGGGCCAAATACATGGTTGAACAGTATGAGAAAACACTTGGCAGCCATTTGGAGATACAAAACGCTATAGGTTTCACAGCTCTTCACCTAGCAGTACTGCACGGGTATGTGGATATTGTGAAAGAGTTGGTGCCATTAATGAGAAAAGAAGATTTAGAAATAAAAGACGTTGATGGAGACACAGCTCTTAACATTGCAATCAAACAAGAGCATGTGGATATTGCGAAGGAGTTAATGACATTGATGAGACCAGAGGCTTTGGAAGAAAAAGACGGTCAAGGGTTTACAACTTTAAGTGCGGCTATTCATTATTTCAAGGATGGAGACGTTTGCGAAATCGCTAAATACATGGCTGAAAAGAATGTTGAAGTATTTGGCATACCCGCGGCTCCCGATGATGACATTCCAGTTGTCAACGCTCTTGGTTGGAGTAAATGGAAATCGGCTCGCTATATGTATTCCATCACTCCACTTGAAGCTCTCGAGGGACCCAACGGAAGTTCACTTATTTGCTATTGTCTCAATTCTATCAAAACGATTG ATTTGGCATGGGATCTGCTTCAACGTTGCCCGAATTTGGCCTTCACTATCACTAGTTCGCCTGCTAAAACCACTCCTATGTTGAAATTGGCTCGTATGCGTTTTGCATTCTTAAGTGGAACACGACTCACACGTTGGCAAAGATGGCTTTATGATT GTATATACATACgagaagttgatcatgttaACCTTCATGATATATCTATAAATGTTACCGAATCAAATGAAGATCATAGCAATAAAAGGGATTTCATTTCCTCAG TTATGAGTTTATATAGAAGATTTGCTAAGAGCCTCTATATAATTTGCG GAATCCATCATATATATGAAATGAAATCGACACATAAGTGGATCTTTCAATTTCTACACTGTATGGATGAAGCGACAAGAAGAATTAATATTCTCACACCGGAGCAACTTGACATGGTGCAAAAATCAATCTTCAAAGCTATAGAACAAGGGCATTATGAGTTTGTTACTCAACTGTGTGTagcaaatccaaaactaatcTTGGACACTCATGATGAAAAGGGGAGGAACATATTTCATTTTGCCATCGAAAATCGTCAAAAAGAGGTTTATAGTCTTATATATGAGCTTGAAGAAGAAAAGCGAAATGACATTGCAACTCATCTAGTGAACTCTGACAATAGTATGCTACATTTTGCCGCCAATTTATTCTCGGTTTCATATTTTGATCATATTCAAGATGCAAGTTTGCAAATACAAagagaactacaatggtttAAG
- the LOC112164229 gene encoding uncharacterized protein LOC112164229 has product MFQETLSGEAFSWFYELPTGSVGNFKELADKFVARFILCIDGINTPKGLLKVQQGEKETLKSFVNRWQAATTAKCRDLNKELAELAFRQGLRPGDFLYSINHQPPSSYDELMATTIRHAQAEFETYEDNIKPKKKKANPTLVVRDEPMKQEWNQDAKKSPYSASKRSKEVPSRSREYAGTQSYWDDRTQQYPRTPPPRYEVYTLLTTSYEIIWNENRDEIPGPQPQKFPKSKLTHQDTGRFCTYHEDAGHNTNLCVALKNMIESLVQKGKLQQYLPAKEVGAIGVYGRILTIHGGGPKDKQP; this is encoded by the coding sequence ATGTTCCAGGAAACATTGTCTGGCGAAGCTTTCAGTTGGTTCTACGAACTACCGACTGGTTCTGTAGGAAACTTCAAGGAGCTCGCAGACAAATTTGTAGCTCGCTTCATCCTATGTATTGATGGGATAAACACCCCGAAAGGACTACTGAAAGTACAGCAGGGGGAGAAAGAGACTCTAAAATCTTTTGTCAACAGGTGGCAGGCGGCTACTACTGCCAAGTGCCGGGACCTTAATAAGGAACTTGCGGAGTTGGCTTTCAGGCAAGGTCTGAGGCCCGGGGATTTCCTCTACTCAATCAATCACCAACCCCCTTCCAGTTACGACGAGCTGATGGCCACGACCATCAGACATGCCCAAGCCGAGTTTGAAACATACGAGGATAACAtcaaaccaaagaagaagaaggccaaCCCGACCCTGGTGGTCAGGGATGAACCAATGAAGCAGGAATGGAACCAAGATGCCAAGAAATCACCCTACTCTGCAAGCAAGAGAAGCAAGGAGGTCCCATCTAGATCTAGGGAATATGCGGGGACTCAATCTTACTGGGACGACAGAACGCAGCAATACCCCAGAACACCGCCTCCCCGCTATGAGGTGTACACGCTGCTTACAACCTCATATGAGATTATATGGAATGAGAACAGAGATGAAATACCCGGTCCACAACCCCAAAAATTCCCAAAGAGTAAGCTCACACATCAGGATACCGGTAGGTTCTGCACCTATCATGAAGACGCAGGACACAATACTAACCTTTGCGTGGCTTTGAAGAACATGATTGAGTCCCTCGTGCAGAAGGGCAAACTCCAACAGTATTTACCCGCCAAGGAAGTAGGAGCTATCGGTGTTTATGGTCGGATCCTTACCATCCATGGTGGGGGTCCCAAGGATAAACAGCCCTAG